One segment of Pseudomonas pohangensis DNA contains the following:
- a CDS encoding GlxA family transcriptional regulator has product MTASAQRIGLLYWSCTRPLTLALAEEALQQACRLHPEAGYQLVFLKADHSAADGWTLPGASWEGRLEGCQRLFLVADEAQQHASPALGQALKQLLRAGCVIGAISAGVYPLAYLGLLDGYRAAVHWRWHDDFSERFPRVVITSHLFDWDRDRLTASGGLTVLDMLLALLAHEQGAELAGAVSEELVVERIREGGERQRIPLQNRIGSSHPRLTQAVLLMEANIEEPLTTDEIARHVCVSRRQLERIFKQYLGRVPSQYYLELRLNKARQLLLQTSKSIIQIGLSCGFSSGPHFSSAYRNFFGATPREDRNLHRGTTAFEKRPSGQVL; this is encoded by the coding sequence ATGACTGCCTCTGCCCAGCGTATCGGCCTGCTTTACTGGTCGTGCACCCGCCCACTGACTTTGGCGCTCGCCGAAGAAGCGCTGCAGCAGGCTTGCCGGTTACACCCGGAAGCCGGTTATCAGCTGGTCTTTCTCAAGGCCGATCATTCTGCGGCAGACGGCTGGACCCTTCCCGGGGCTTCATGGGAGGGGCGGCTGGAAGGTTGCCAGCGTCTGTTTCTGGTCGCCGACGAAGCGCAACAGCATGCGTCACCGGCACTTGGCCAGGCACTCAAGCAACTGTTGCGTGCCGGCTGTGTGATTGGCGCGATTTCCGCCGGAGTCTATCCACTGGCCTATCTGGGTTTGCTCGACGGCTATCGGGCAGCCGTGCACTGGCGCTGGCACGATGATTTTTCCGAACGCTTCCCCAGGGTGGTCATCACCAGTCACCTGTTCGACTGGGATCGTGATCGTCTGACGGCTTCGGGTGGTTTGACCGTGCTGGACATGCTGCTGGCGCTGTTGGCGCACGAGCAGGGTGCCGAACTGGCCGGTGCGGTCAGTGAGGAGCTGGTGGTCGAGCGTATTCGCGAGGGTGGCGAGCGGCAGCGCATTCCCTTGCAGAACCGCATTGGCTCGAGTCATCCCAGGCTCACCCAGGCGGTGTTGCTGATGGAGGCCAATATCGAGGAGCCGCTGACCACTGATGAAATAGCCCGGCACGTCTGTGTATCACGGCGTCAGCTGGAGCGTATCTTCAAGCAGTATCTGGGCCGCGTGCCCAGCCAGTATTACCTTGAACTGCGTTTGAACAAGGCACGCCAGCTGTTGCTGCAGACCAGCAAGTCGATCATCCAGATCGGTCTGTCCTGTGGTTTTTCCTCCGGCCCGCACTTCTCCAGTGCCTACCGCAACTTTTTCGGTGCGACCCCGCGAGAGGATCGCAACCTGCATCGAGGCACGACCGCCTTCGAAAAGCGTCCTTCCGGACAGGTGCTCTAG
- a CDS encoding sigma-54 dependent transcriptional regulator, producing MLRETKILLIEDDAERRHDLTVILSFLGEEHLSTTSTEWRAAVAGLGASSELLGVLLGTCDCKHGSIEVLKQLAGWDEFLPVIQLGEVVPADCPEELRSHLLATLDVPPSYSRLVDSMHRAQVYREMHDEARERGWHRELNLFRSLIGTSRVIQDVRQMMQQVADTDATVLVIGETGTDKEVVARNLHYNSSRRDAPFVPVNCGAIAGELLESELFGHEKGAFAGALTSRAGRFELAQGGTVFLDEVDAMPLTLQVKLLRLLQDQVFERVGSNKTQRVDVRIIAATQKNLEKLIEEERFREDLFYRLNVFPIEMAPLRERTEDIPLLINELISRMEHEKRGSIRFNSAAIMSLCQHDWPGNVRELANLVERMAIMHPYGVIGVAELPKKFRHVDDEAADLAGGVSHDQEERESFNFNQIPATSVTQLPTEGLDLKDYLSNLEQSLIQQALDEANGVVARAAERLRIRRTTLVEKMRKYGMSRRYEDDGEDE from the coding sequence ATGTTGCGTGAAACCAAGATCCTTCTGATCGAAGACGATGCCGAGCGCCGTCATGATCTCACCGTCATCCTGAGCTTTCTGGGCGAAGAGCACCTGTCGACCACCAGCACGGAGTGGCGTGCTGCCGTTGCCGGCCTTGGTGCAAGCAGTGAATTGCTCGGCGTGTTGCTGGGTACCTGTGACTGCAAGCACGGCTCGATTGAAGTGCTCAAACAGCTGGCTGGCTGGGATGAGTTCCTGCCGGTGATTCAGCTGGGCGAAGTGGTGCCGGCAGATTGCCCGGAAGAGTTGCGTTCGCACTTGCTGGCTACGCTCGATGTGCCGCCAAGCTACAGCCGTCTGGTGGACTCGATGCACCGTGCGCAGGTCTACCGCGAAATGCATGACGAGGCGCGCGAGCGTGGCTGGCATCGTGAACTGAACCTGTTCCGCAGCCTGATCGGCACCAGCCGTGTCATTCAGGATGTCCGGCAGATGATGCAGCAGGTGGCGGATACCGATGCCACGGTGCTGGTCATCGGTGAGACCGGCACCGACAAGGAAGTGGTCGCGCGTAATCTGCACTACAACTCATCACGCCGTGATGCCCCCTTTGTGCCGGTCAACTGTGGTGCTATCGCTGGCGAGTTGCTGGAAAGCGAGTTGTTCGGTCACGAGAAAGGTGCCTTTGCCGGCGCTCTCACCAGCCGGGCAGGGCGTTTCGAACTGGCGCAGGGCGGAACGGTATTCCTCGATGAAGTAGATGCCATGCCGCTGACGCTGCAGGTGAAGCTGTTGCGGCTCCTGCAGGACCAGGTATTCGAGCGGGTGGGCAGCAACAAGACCCAGCGTGTGGATGTGCGGATCATTGCCGCTACGCAAAAGAACCTCGAGAAGCTGATCGAGGAAGAGCGTTTTCGCGAAGACCTGTTCTATCGGCTGAATGTGTTCCCGATTGAAATGGCACCTTTGCGCGAGCGTACGGAAGATATTCCGTTGCTGATCAATGAGCTGATCTCGCGCATGGAGCACGAGAAGCGCGGTTCGATTCGCTTCAACTCGGCGGCAATCATGTCGCTCTGTCAGCATGACTGGCCGGGCAATGTGCGTGAACTGGCGAACCTGGTCGAGCGCATGGCGATCATGCATCCCTACGGCGTCATCGGTGTTGCCGAACTGCCCAAGAAGTTTCGCCATGTTGATGATGAAGCCGCTGATCTGGCTGGTGGCGTGAGCCATGATCAGGAGGAGCGGGAGTCATTCAACTTCAACCAGATACCGGCCACGAGCGTCACCCAGTTGCCGACAGAAGGTCTGGACCTAAAGGATTATCTGAGCAATCTGGAGCAAAGCCTGATTCAGCAAGCGCTGGATGAGGCCAATGGTGTGGTTGCGCGGGCTGCCGAGCGTCTGCGTATCCGCCGCACCACGCTGGTCGAGAAAATGCGCAAGTACGGTATGAGCCGTCGTTATGAAGATGACGGTGAGGACGAGTAA
- a CDS encoding MinD/ParA family protein has protein sequence MNIHPVQVIAVTSGKGGVGKTNIAVNLSVALAELGRRVMLMDADLALANVDVLLGLSPRQTLEDVINGDCDLADVLLEGPGGIRIVPAASGASVMVQLSAAQHSGLIQAFSTLSEELDVLIIDTADGIGDAVVSFVRAAQEAIVVVCDEPTSIADAYALIKLLNRDHGISRFRILANMVYTPQEGRNLFGKLTRISELFLDVSLHYLGAVPYDESVRKAVQKQKAVYEAFPRSKSAQAFKAIAQKVDSWPLADSPRGHLEFFVERLVQRKTA, from the coding sequence ATGAACATTCATCCGGTACAGGTAATCGCCGTGACCAGTGGCAAGGGTGGCGTCGGCAAGACCAATATCGCCGTCAACCTGTCGGTTGCCCTGGCCGAGCTGGGGCGCCGGGTCATGCTCATGGATGCAGACCTGGCGCTGGCCAACGTTGATGTGCTGTTGGGGCTCAGCCCGAGACAAACGCTGGAAGATGTTATCAACGGTGACTGCGATCTGGCGGACGTGCTGCTTGAAGGGCCGGGCGGTATCCGTATCGTGCCTGCAGCATCCGGGGCCAGTGTCATGGTGCAGTTATCTGCCGCGCAGCATTCCGGGCTGATCCAGGCTTTCAGCACGCTCAGTGAAGAGCTGGATGTGCTGATCATCGACACTGCAGATGGTATCGGTGATGCCGTGGTGAGCTTTGTGCGCGCAGCCCAGGAGGCGATTGTGGTGGTGTGCGACGAGCCTACCTCCATTGCCGATGCCTACGCGCTGATCAAATTGCTGAATCGTGATCATGGCATCAGCCGCTTTCGTATCCTGGCCAACATGGTCTATACCCCGCAGGAAGGCCGCAACCTGTTTGGCAAGCTGACGCGGATTTCCGAGCTGTTTCTCGACGTCTCGCTGCACTACCTGGGCGCCGTGCCCTATGACGAGTCGGTGCGCAAGGCAGTGCAGAAGCAGAAGGCGGTTTACGAGGCGTTCCCCAGATCCAAGTCGGCCCAGGCGTTCAAGGCTATTGCGCAGAAAGTGGATAGCTGGCCGCTGGCAGACTCGCCGCGCGGCCATCTGGAATTTTTTGTCGAGCGCCTGGTGCAGCGCAAAACCGCGTGA
- the acnB gene encoding bifunctional aconitate hydratase 2/2-methylisocitrate dehydratase, which produces MLEAYRKHVAERAAQGIVPQPLNAEQTAGLVELLKNPPAGEEAFLLDLITNRVPPGVDEAAYVKAGFLAAVAKGEASSPLINKTRAVELLGTMQGGYNIVTLVDLLDDAELAPVAATELKHTLLMFDAFHDVAEKAKNGNALAKAVVQSWADGEWFKNRPALAEKISLRVFKVPGETNTDDLSPAPDAWSRPDIPLHALAMLKMARDGIVPDAQGVTGPMKQIESMRGEGFPIAYVGDVVGTGSSRKSATNSVLWFFGDDIPYVPNKRGGGFCFGNKIAPIFYNTMEDAGALPIEFDVANLNMGDVIDVYPYAGKVTKHGTDDVLATFELKTPVLLDEVRAGGRIPLIIGRGLTEKARAELGLGSSDLFKKPEQPAASNKGFTLAQKMVGKACGVAGVRPGTYCEPKMTTVGSQDTTGPMTRDELKDLACLGFSADLVMQSFCHTAAYPKPIDVNTHHTLPDFIRTRGGVSLRPGDGIIHSWLNRMLLPDTVGTGGDSHTRFPIGISFPAGSGLVAFAAATGVMPLDMPESVLVRFKGKLQPGITLRDLVHAIPYYAIQKGLLTVEKKGKKNAFSGRILEIEGLDELTVEQAFELSDASAERSAAGCTIKLPEKAIAEYLTSNITLLRWMISEGYGDPRTLERRARAMEAWIANPQLMSADKDAEYAEVIEIDLAEINEPILCAPNDPDDARLLSTVQGEKIDEVFIGSCMTNIGHFRAAGKLLEKVKGGIPTRLWLSPPTKMDAHQLTEEGYYGIYGKAGARMEMPGCSLCMGNQARVEANATVVSTSTRNFPNRLGDGANVYLASAELAAVASILGKLPTVEEYLGYAADIDSMAADVYRYLSFDQIAEFRESAEKAKSQAVEA; this is translated from the coding sequence GTGCTTGAAGCCTATCGCAAACATGTAGCAGAGCGCGCCGCGCAAGGTATTGTGCCCCAGCCGCTGAACGCTGAACAAACTGCAGGCCTGGTCGAACTGCTGAAGAATCCGCCGGCTGGCGAAGAAGCCTTCCTTCTTGACCTGATCACCAACCGTGTACCACCAGGCGTGGACGAGGCTGCTTACGTCAAGGCCGGCTTTCTCGCTGCCGTAGCCAAAGGCGAAGCCAGCTCCCCGCTGATCAACAAGACCCGCGCGGTTGAACTGCTGGGTACCATGCAGGGCGGTTACAACATCGTCACGCTGGTCGATCTGCTGGATGACGCAGAACTCGCGCCTGTCGCAGCTACAGAACTCAAGCACACTCTGCTGATGTTCGATGCTTTCCATGACGTGGCCGAAAAAGCCAAGAACGGCAATGCCCTCGCCAAAGCCGTGGTGCAGTCCTGGGCTGACGGCGAATGGTTCAAGAACCGCCCTGCCCTGGCCGAGAAAATCAGCCTGCGCGTATTCAAGGTGCCTGGCGAAACCAACACCGACGACCTGTCGCCGGCTCCGGATGCCTGGTCGCGCCCGGACATCCCGCTGCACGCTCTGGCCATGCTGAAAATGGCCCGTGACGGTATCGTGCCAGACGCCCAGGGCGTTACCGGTCCGATGAAACAGATCGAAAGCATGCGCGGCGAAGGCTTCCCGATTGCCTACGTGGGCGATGTGGTAGGTACCGGTTCTTCGCGTAAATCCGCCACCAACTCGGTGCTGTGGTTCTTCGGCGATGACATCCCTTATGTACCGAACAAGCGCGGCGGCGGCTTCTGCTTCGGCAACAAGATCGCCCCGATCTTCTACAACACCATGGAAGACGCTGGCGCCCTGCCGATCGAGTTCGACGTAGCCAACCTGAACATGGGCGACGTGATCGACGTTTACCCTTATGCAGGCAAAGTTACCAAGCACGGTACCGACGACGTTCTCGCCACCTTCGAACTGAAAACCCCGGTTTTGCTCGACGAAGTTCGTGCCGGCGGTCGTATTCCGCTGATCATTGGCCGTGGCCTGACCGAAAAAGCCCGCGCCGAACTGGGCCTGGGTTCTTCCGACCTGTTCAAGAAGCCCGAACAGCCTGCTGCCAGCAACAAAGGCTTCACCCTGGCACAGAAGATGGTGGGCAAGGCCTGTGGTGTTGCCGGCGTTCGTCCGGGCACCTACTGCGAACCGAAGATGACCACCGTCGGCTCCCAGGACACCACCGGCCCGATGACCCGTGACGAGCTGAAAGACCTGGCTTGCCTGGGCTTCTCCGCCGATCTGGTCATGCAGTCGTTCTGCCACACCGCGGCCTATCCGAAGCCGATCGACGTCAACACCCACCACACTCTGCCGGACTTCATCCGCACCCGTGGCGGCGTCTCGCTGCGTCCCGGCGATGGCATCATCCACAGCTGGCTGAACCGCATGCTGCTGCCGGATACCGTCGGCACCGGCGGCGACTCGCACACCCGTTTCCCGATCGGCATCTCCTTCCCGGCCGGTTCCGGCCTGGTGGCCTTTGCCGCTGCCACCGGCGTCATGCCGCTGGACATGCCGGAGTCGGTTCTGGTGCGCTTCAAGGGCAAACTGCAACCGGGTATCACCCTGCGTGACCTGGTACATGCCATCCCTTACTACGCCATCCAGAAGGGCTTGCTGACTGTCGAGAAGAAAGGCAAGAAGAATGCCTTCTCCGGCCGCATCCTCGAGATCGAAGGACTCGACGAACTGACCGTAGAACAGGCTTTCGAACTGTCCGACGCCTCGGCCGAGCGTTCTGCTGCCGGTTGCACCATCAAGCTGCCCGAGAAGGCGATTGCCGAATACCTGACCTCCAACATCACCCTGCTGCGCTGGATGATCAGCGAAGGTTATGGCGACCCACGCACTCTGGAACGTCGCGCCCGCGCGATGGAAGCCTGGATTGCCAACCCGCAGCTGATGTCGGCTGACAAGGATGCCGAGTACGCCGAGGTCATCGAAATCGACCTGGCCGAAATCAACGAGCCAATCCTCTGCGCGCCTAACGATCCGGATGACGCCCGTCTGCTCTCGACCGTACAGGGCGAGAAGATCGACGAAGTGTTCATCGGTTCCTGCATGACCAACATCGGCCACTTCCGCGCTGCCGGCAAGCTGCTGGAAAAGGTCAAAGGCGGTATTCCAACGCGTCTGTGGCTGTCGCCGCCGACCAAGATGGATGCTCACCAGCTGACCGAAGAAGGCTACTACGGCATCTACGGCAAGGCCGGCGCGCGCATGGAAATGCCGGGCTGCTCGCTGTGCATGGGTAACCAGGCACGGGTAGAAGCCAACGCCACCGTGGTCTCCACTTCGACCCGTAACTTCCCGAACCGCCTCGGCGATGGTGCCAATGTGTACCTGGCCTCGGCTGAACTGGCGGCAGTCGCCTCCATTCTCGGCAAGCTGCCAACAGTTGAAGAGTACCTGGGCTACGCGGCGGACATCGACAGCATGGCTGCCGACGTTTACCGCTACCTGAGCTTCGACCAGATTGCCGAGTTCCGTGAATCTGCGGAAAAAGCCAAGAGTCAGGCGGTAGAAGCCTGA
- a CDS encoding DUF1289 domain-containing protein, which yields MTSQIIKTPCIGLCSTVYGDLVCRGCKRFHHEIINWNLYGDEEKRAVWLRLELLLVQVMTAKLEIFDSTRLRDQLEQRQIRYLPEQSAYCWAYQLIARGARLINQLDAYGMSLLPEFRGWSLPQLRDAIDREFFLLSEAHYERYIAPRFLLEGMHTRV from the coding sequence ATGACCAGCCAAATCATCAAAACGCCTTGCATCGGACTCTGCTCGACGGTTTACGGTGATCTGGTGTGTCGCGGCTGCAAACGCTTCCACCATGAAATCATCAACTGGAATCTGTACGGCGATGAGGAGAAGCGTGCGGTCTGGTTACGCCTGGAGCTGTTGCTGGTTCAGGTGATGACCGCCAAGCTGGAAATTTTCGACAGCACGCGCCTGCGTGACCAGCTGGAGCAGCGCCAGATACGCTACTTGCCCGAGCAGTCCGCATATTGCTGGGCCTATCAGCTGATAGCCCGCGGCGCCCGGCTGATCAATCAGCTGGATGCCTACGGCATGAGTCTGTTGCCGGAGTTTCGTGGCTGGAGCCTGCCGCAACTGCGCGATGCCATCGATCGCGAGTTTTTCCTGCTGTCGGAAGCGCATTATGAGCGTTATATCGCCCCGCGCTTTTTGCTGGAAGGAATGCATACGCGGGTTTGA
- the queD gene encoding 6-carboxytetrahydropterin synthase QueD, whose amino-acid sequence MELFKEFIFEAAHRLPHVPQGHKCGRLHGHSFRVAIFIEGEVDPHTGWIRDFSEIKAIFKPIYERLDHNYLNEIPGLENPTSEVLAKWIWQELKPLLPDLSRIRIMETCTSGCEYRGN is encoded by the coding sequence GTGGAATTGTTCAAGGAATTCATTTTCGAAGCTGCCCATCGCCTGCCACACGTGCCGCAAGGGCACAAATGCGGGCGACTGCATGGCCACTCGTTTCGTGTTGCCATCTTCATCGAGGGCGAAGTTGACCCGCATACCGGCTGGATTCGCGATTTTTCCGAGATCAAGGCGATCTTCAAGCCCATCTATGAGCGGCTTGATCATAATTATCTGAACGAAATTCCCGGCCTGGAAAATCCTACCAGCGAAGTTCTGGCCAAATGGATCTGGCAGGAACTCAAGCCGTTACTGCCCGACCTGTCGCGCATTCGCATCATGGAAACCTGTACCAGTGGCTGCGAATACCGCGGCAACTGA
- a CDS encoding PepSY domain-containing protein — MKQLITLCAGASLIIAAGVAQARDLGPDEALRLRDAGTIQSFEKLNALATAKHPGAVIEDTELEQTAGRYVYEVELRDPQDVQWDMKLDAVSGEVLQDQQEN; from the coding sequence ATGAAACAACTGATTACGCTGTGCGCTGGTGCTTCGCTGATTATCGCGGCTGGTGTTGCCCAGGCACGTGATCTGGGACCGGATGAGGCTTTGCGCTTGCGTGATGCCGGAACCATTCAGTCATTCGAGAAACTCAATGCCCTGGCAACGGCCAAACACCCTGGCGCCGTAATCGAGGATACCGAGCTGGAACAGACAGCCGGTCGTTACGTTTATGAGGTTGAGTTGCGTGATCCGCAAGACGTTCAGTGGGACATGAAGCTGGATGCAGTCAGCGGCGAAGTGCTGCAGGATCAGCAGGAAAATTAA
- a CDS encoding NADPH-dependent FMN reductase has protein sequence MLNIALVSGSSRHDSQSAKVARYLQKRLIELGYCTAQQSSLIDLGAQPLPLWPAENTGPWAEYKEQLSAADALVVIAPEWNGMACPAIKNFFIYAGKTELAHKPGLLVGVSAGVGGAYPISELRASSYKNCRLCYLPEHLIVRHVEQLLNTPEAGNEDDQRIRARIDYALDILNKYALALQPVRASIDISNPAFSNGM, from the coding sequence ATGCTGAATATCGCTCTGGTATCAGGCTCAAGCCGGCACGACAGCCAGTCGGCCAAAGTTGCCCGTTATCTGCAAAAACGCCTCATTGAACTGGGCTATTGCACTGCACAACAAAGCAGCCTGATCGATCTGGGTGCTCAGCCCCTGCCCCTCTGGCCGGCCGAAAACACTGGCCCCTGGGCAGAGTACAAAGAGCAACTGAGTGCTGCCGATGCCCTGGTCGTGATCGCTCCGGAATGGAACGGCATGGCCTGCCCGGCGATCAAGAACTTCTTCATTTATGCCGGCAAGACCGAGCTGGCACACAAACCCGGCTTGCTGGTCGGGGTGTCTGCTGGAGTGGGCGGTGCTTACCCGATCAGTGAACTGCGCGCCTCCAGCTACAAGAATTGCCGGCTCTGCTATTTGCCTGAACACCTGATCGTGCGGCATGTCGAACAATTGCTGAATACGCCGGAAGCCGGCAATGAAGATGACCAACGCATTCGTGCGCGCATCGACTATGCACTGGATATTCTCAACAAATATGCGCTTGCCCTGCAGCCCGTGCGGGCCAGTATCGACATCAGCAACCCGGCTTTCAGCAACGGGATGTAA
- the nuoN gene encoding NADH-quinone oxidoreductase subunit NuoN translates to MELTSQHFIALLPLLVTSLTIVLLMLAIAWKRSHSTTFILSVVGLNLALLSIIPAMQVAPLAITPLMYVDGFAGFYMALILVATLACVTLAHAYMEGFPGNREELYLLMLLSSAGGLVLVSTQHLAGLFIGLELLSVPLYGMVAYAFFNRNTLEAGIKYMVLSAVGSAFVLFGMALLYADSGSLTFAGIGASLASATAQNTLAHIGIGMLVIGLAFKLSLVPFHLWTPDVYQGAPAPVTAFLVSASKVAVFAVLLRLYQMSPVTAGGWLTDLLSVIAVASILVGNLLALTQSNLKRLLGYSSIAHFGYLLIALIASDGISVEAIGVYLTTYVVSSLGAFGVITLMSTPYHGRDADALFEYRGLFWRRPYLTAVLTLMMLSLAGIPLTAGFIGKFYIITVGVEAHLWWLLGALVIGSAIAVFYYLRVMVTLYMQEHTSLTHDAPLNWGQRAGGIMLVAIAIFTFLIGVHPQPLLQLLQGTGLVH, encoded by the coding sequence ATGGAACTTACCTCACAACACTTTATCGCCCTGCTGCCGCTGCTGGTTACCAGCCTGACCATCGTGCTGCTGATGTTGGCAATCGCCTGGAAACGCAGCCATTCGACGACGTTTATCCTGTCGGTTGTCGGCCTCAACCTCGCCCTGCTTTCCATCATTCCGGCCATGCAGGTCGCACCACTGGCGATCACCCCGCTGATGTACGTTGACGGCTTCGCCGGCTTCTATATGGCACTGATACTGGTGGCCACGCTGGCCTGCGTGACGCTGGCACATGCCTACATGGAAGGCTTTCCAGGCAACCGTGAAGAGCTCTATCTGCTGATGCTGCTTTCCTCCGCCGGCGGCCTGGTTCTGGTCAGCACCCAGCATCTGGCGGGATTGTTCATCGGTCTGGAACTGCTGTCGGTGCCGCTTTACGGCATGGTGGCTTACGCCTTTTTCAACAGGAACACACTGGAAGCCGGCATCAAGTACATGGTGCTGTCGGCGGTTGGCTCGGCCTTCGTGCTGTTTGGCATGGCGCTGCTGTATGCCGACTCGGGCAGCCTGACCTTTGCCGGTATCGGTGCCAGTCTGGCCAGCGCCACGGCACAAAACACCCTGGCACATATCGGCATCGGCATGCTGGTGATCGGCCTGGCGTTCAAACTGTCACTGGTACCGTTCCACCTGTGGACCCCGGATGTCTACCAGGGTGCACCCGCCCCGGTCACTGCGTTCCTGGTTTCCGCGAGCAAGGTCGCCGTGTTTGCCGTTCTGTTGCGCCTGTACCAGATGTCACCGGTTACCGCCGGCGGCTGGTTGACCGATCTGCTCAGCGTGATTGCCGTTGCCTCGATTCTGGTCGGTAACCTGCTGGCTCTGACCCAGAGCAACCTGAAGCGCCTGCTCGGTTATTCCTCGATTGCTCACTTCGGTTATCTGCTGATTGCCCTGATTGCCAGCGATGGCATCTCCGTCGAAGCCATTGGCGTCTACCTGACAACCTATGTGGTCAGCAGCCTGGGTGCCTTCGGCGTCATCACCCTGATGTCCACCCCGTATCACGGCCGTGATGCCGATGCCCTGTTCGAATACCGCGGGCTGTTCTGGCGCCGGCCTTACCTGACGGCGGTGCTGACGCTGATGATGCTGTCACTGGCGGGGATTCCACTGACTGCCGGTTTCATCGGCAAGTTCTACATCATCACGGTCGGCGTCGAGGCGCACCTGTGGTGGCTGCTCGGTGCACTGGTCATCGGCAGCGCGATTGCGGTGTTCTATTACCTGCGGGTCATGGTCACCCTGTACATGCAGGAGCACACCTCGCTGACCCACGACGCACCGCTCAACTGGGGACAACGGGCCGGCGGCATCATGCTGGTGGCAATTGCCATCTTCACCTTTCTGATCGGCGTGCACCCCCAACCACTACTGCAGCTGCTGCAAGGCACCGGCCTGGTACATTGA
- the nuoM gene encoding NADH-quinone oxidoreductase subunit M has product MILPWLILIPFIGGLICWRTEHLGETPTRLVALLTMSLVLGLSIWLWMTGDFQLAPAPGADQVWALEFRSSWIPRLGISFHLAMDGLSLLMIMLTGLLGVLSVLCSWGEIQMRIGFFHLNLMWILGGVIGVFLAMDLFLFFFFWEMMLVPMFFLIALWGHSSSDGKKTRIYAATKFFIYTQASGLIMLVAILGLVFANYHNTGVFTFNYSTLLQAKLAPELEYLLMLGFFIAFAVKLPIVPLHSWLPDAHAQAPTAGSVDLAGILLKTAAYGLLRFALPLFPNASAEFAPIAMTLGLIGIFYGAVLSFAQTDIKRLVAYSSVSHMGFILIGIYAGSQLALQGVVVQMLAHGLSAAALFILCGQLYERLHTRDMREMGGIWARMPYLPAISLFFASASLGLPGTGNFVGEFLILLGSFKSVPWITAIATAGLVFASVYSLIMIHRAYFGPARAEHALAGPDARELGMTLGLAVLIIILGIYPQPVLDTTAASMHGVQQWLGAALSQLASVR; this is encoded by the coding sequence ATGATTCTGCCTTGGCTAATCCTGATTCCCTTTATCGGCGGACTGATCTGCTGGAGAACCGAGCACCTCGGTGAAACCCCGACACGTCTGGTCGCCCTGCTGACCATGTCGCTGGTGCTCGGCCTGTCCATCTGGCTGTGGATGACCGGCGACTTCCAGCTGGCACCTGCCCCCGGCGCCGATCAGGTCTGGGCCCTGGAATTCCGCTCCAGCTGGATTCCGCGCCTGGGTATCAGCTTCCATCTGGCGATGGATGGCCTGTCGCTGCTGATGATCATGCTGACCGGCCTGCTCGGCGTGCTCTCGGTGCTCTGCTCCTGGGGCGAGATCCAGATGCGCATCGGCTTCTTCCACCTCAACCTGATGTGGATTCTCGGCGGGGTGATCGGCGTCTTCCTGGCCATGGACCTGTTCCTGTTCTTCTTCTTCTGGGAAATGATGCTGGTGCCGATGTTTTTCCTCATTGCGCTGTGGGGACACAGCTCCAGTGACGGCAAGAAAACCCGGATTTACGCAGCCACCAAGTTCTTCATCTACACCCAGGCCAGCGGCCTGATCATGCTGGTTGCCATCCTCGGCCTGGTATTTGCCAACTATCACAACACCGGCGTGTTCACCTTCAATTACAGCACCCTGCTGCAGGCCAAACTGGCACCCGAGCTGGAATACCTGCTGATGCTCGGTTTCTTCATCGCCTTCGCCGTGAAATTGCCCATCGTGCCGCTGCACTCCTGGCTGCCCGATGCCCATGCCCAGGCGCCTACCGCCGGTTCGGTAGACCTCGCCGGCATTCTGCTGAAGACCGCGGCCTATGGCCTGCTGCGCTTTGCCCTGCCGCTGTTCCCGAATGCCTCGGCCGAATTCGCGCCAATTGCCATGACGCTGGGTTTGATCGGTATTTTCTACGGTGCAGTGCTGTCCTTTGCGCAAACCGACATCAAGCGTCTGGTTGCCTACTCCAGCGTTTCGCACATGGGCTTCATCCTCATCGGCATCTACGCCGGCAGCCAGCTGGCGCTACAGGGTGTGGTAGTACAGATGCTCGCCCACGGTCTTTCGGCAGCCGCGCTGTTTATTCTCTGCGGCCAGTTGTACGAGCGCCTGCATACCCGTGACATGCGGGAAATGGGCGGTATCTGGGCGCGCATGCCCTACCTGCCGGCGATCAGCCTGTTCTTTGCATCCGCTTCGCTGGGGCTACCGGGCACCGGCAACTTCGTCGGCGAGTTCCTGATTCTGCTCGGCTCGTTCAAATCCGTGCCATGGATCACCGCCATAGCCACTGCCGGGCTGGTATTCGCCTCGGTCTATTCGCTGATCATGATTCATCGCGCCTACTTCGGCCCGGCCCGGGCCGAGCACGCGCTGGCCGGGCCTGACGCCCGCGAACTGGGTATGACCCTTGGTCTGGCAGTCCTGATCATCATTCTGGGCATATACCCGCAACCGGTGCTGGATACCACCGCGGCCAGCATGCATGGCGTGCAGCAATGGCTAGGCGCTGCCCTCTCCCAACTCGCTTCGGTCCGGTAG